In a genomic window of Streptomyces sp. NBC_01231:
- a CDS encoding tryptophan 2,3-dioxygenase family protein, with product MSHEAHETQEPETPHLDFHGTTPYEDYVQADVLTHLQHPLSDDPGEMVFLVTTQVMELWFTVIVHEWETAARALREDDVPVAVAALKRSVRELEALNASWRPLGQLTPAQFNAYRSALGEGSGFQSAMYRRMEFLLGDKSASMLVPHRGAPRVHAELEKALHEPSLYDEVLRLLARRGHAVPGAVLERDVSRRYEPSDEVEAVWTALYSGDESDELARLGEALTDVAELVWRWRNDHLVATRRAMGSKAGTGGSAGVAWLEKRARKNVFPELWTARSHV from the coding sequence ATGTCCCACGAGGCTCACGAAACGCAGGAGCCCGAGACCCCGCATCTCGACTTCCACGGCACGACCCCGTACGAGGACTACGTACAGGCGGACGTGCTCACCCACCTCCAGCACCCCCTCTCCGACGATCCCGGAGAGATGGTCTTCCTGGTCACGACCCAGGTGATGGAGCTGTGGTTCACCGTCATCGTCCACGAGTGGGAGACCGCGGCGCGCGCCCTGCGCGAGGACGACGTTCCCGTGGCGGTCGCCGCGCTGAAGCGTTCCGTACGGGAGCTGGAGGCGCTGAACGCCTCCTGGAGGCCGCTCGGACAGCTCACCCCGGCCCAGTTCAACGCGTACCGCAGCGCGCTGGGCGAGGGCTCCGGCTTCCAGTCGGCGATGTACCGCCGGATGGAGTTCCTGCTCGGCGACAAGTCCGCCTCCATGCTGGTCCCGCACCGGGGCGCGCCGCGTGTGCACGCGGAGCTGGAGAAGGCGCTGCACGAGCCGAGCCTGTACGACGAGGTCCTGCGGCTGCTGGCCCGGCGCGGGCATGCCGTGCCGGGGGCGGTGCTGGAACGTGACGTCTCGCGGCGGTACGAGCCGTCCGACGAGGTCGAGGCCGTCTGGACGGCCCTGTACTCCGGCGACGAGAGCGACGAACTCGCCCGCCTCGGCGAGGCGTTGACCGACGTGGCCGAGCTGGTGTGGCGCTGGCGCAACGACCACCTGGTCGCCACCCGCCGCGCGATGGGCTCCAAGGCCGGCACGGGCGGCTCCGCCGGGGTCGCCTGGCTGGAGAAGCGCGCCCGGAAGAACGTGTTCCCGGAGCTGTGGACGGCGCGCTCCCATGTCTGA